From Medicago truncatula cultivar Jemalong A17 chromosome 7, MtrunA17r5.0-ANR, whole genome shotgun sequence, a single genomic window includes:
- the LOC11414149 gene encoding putative E3 ubiquitin-protein ligase LIN isoform X3 gives MASSLEQLLAEEGFKASSRKVQRSRSSFHHGASSDPLHSLEDRLCVSSSERIKTQKAKSKTASKYQISNTSDNKNIRSSDNNVFIGNKLNNERLKNNESEKNKSYNSSDSDSGFEDAYSNQVSNVKRGKEKKEQLGEKPLKDSYMLRQFSGNRKNIKHQEKSHSRSNSNSKNYEDSKNKNSNHAMQLQDASSLAIDEIAVKALVSILNGYIESFLMDEDFRSALRHNCFSSLNFIQLEEEHKSETKVITSLEQAIECIEKTASEETISATRLKRATMQLSIITGLSLNDLKYGFTCGIQNFKLSACAHLYLSVVYLIQRKKKVSAKHLLQVFCDSPFQARAILLPELWERLFSSQLSDLKKWYNNKEGEIVLDIQNKARKIKILQKVYNENLDSGTQLFALYYKDWLSEGVETPTIPSIGIPSLSITSRQGSSLGHSFESSSSNEPFSPQAMVSKKLYDSFFGSKPQVYEVELDEDEDSFENYERGSYGSTIVKKTLIYESETVKYIDQSTEEFTPRVPVHEFYIPRKGTSRTAAEEWKDRNSRNATRKYFSIETNSNSHIFNDQPHEKENEISIKKTQPNKITSTIDGSYSPSIPQEFICPLTRNIFEEPVTLESGQTFERKAIKAWFQKGNRTCPVTGNTLECVVIPFSNLILKRLIDNWKSEDFDRLLDFASQTFENSKEIKLKKRDEDIVFKLQVLLSSLKKEDKSTYAKHIISLGVLSFLCRRFEQGNLEEKSHVIEILLNCIRSDSSCIYKIARGVNRKFLLELLHSKDVTPTKNAILFLTELLSMKRRKDVTSFISGLVGEDVVSTMHIVLMYLKNSSPIEKPLIAVLLLHFELLVEQPQKFSIYIEMAVKAIAEALDASLNDDKVQKKCCRAILILCGHFSSTGMITNNTSILKQEGYNNGSSELKSPSLDDEDQRLNVTISSEDEEEEMDEEFMANLLESMIGDGESLFLKTISKCLDSRHVDLMRACLITVTWLSSSLSKQYNAGLHLPAFLAIISQLKGILENGELELKALASMSLFNFSKISEHF, from the exons ATGGCTTCATCTTTGGAGCAGCTTCTTGCAGAGGAAGGGTTCAAAGCAAGCAGCAGAAAAGTGCAAAGGTCAAGATCTTCTTTCCATCATGGTGCTTCCAGTGATCCACTTCACTCCTTGGAAGATAGACTCTGCGTATCATCAAGTGAAAGAATTAAAACACAGAAAGCAAAGTCTAAAACAGCCTCAAAATATCAGATTAGCAATACAAGTGACAATAAAAACATTAGATCAAGTGATAATAATGTTTTTATAGGAAATAAGTTAAATAACGAACGGTTGAAGAACAATGAATCTGAGAAGAACAAGTCTTACAATTCATCAGATAGTGATAGTGGATTTGAAGATGCTTATTCAAACCAAGTGTCTAATGTGAAAAGAGGCAAAGAAAAGAAGGAACAATTGGGGGAAAAGCCATTGAAAGATTCATATATGCTTAGACAATTTAGTGGAAATAGAAAGAacataaaacatcaagaaaaatCACACTCTAGATCAAATAGTAATAGCAAAAACTATGAAGATAGCAAGAACAAAAATAGCAATCATGCTATGCAATTGCAAGATGCTTCTAGTCTTGCTATTGATGAAATTGCAGTGAAAGCACTAGTTTCCATTCTGAATGGATACATAGAAAGTTTTCTAATGGATGAAGATTTTCGGTCAGCGTTGCGCCACAATTGTTTCTCCTCTTTGAATTTCATTCAACTTGAGGAAGAACACAAGTCTGAGACCAAGGTGATTACAAGTCTTGAGCAAGCAATTGAGTGCATAGAAAAAACTGCTTCTGAGGAAACTATATCTGCAACACGTCTTAAAAGAGCAACAATGCAGCTTAGCATTATTACTGGTTTGAGTTTGAATGATCTCAAGTACGGTTTTACGTGCGGGATTCAAAATTTCAAGTTATCAGCTTGTGCTCATCTTTACCTCAGTGTTGTATATTTGAtccaaagaaaaaagaaagtttcGGCGAAGCATCTTTTGCAAGTGTTTTGCGACTCTCCTTTTCAGGCGCGGGCGATATTGTTGCCTGAACTTTGGGAGCGTCTATTTTCTTCGCAACTTTCTGATTTGAAGAAATGGTATAACAACAAGGAAGGTGAAATTGTTTTAGATATACAAAACAAAGCAAGAAAGATAAAGATTCTCCAGAAAGTgtataatgaaaatttggattcAGGAACTCAATTATTTGCTTTATATTACAAAGATTGGCTCAGTGAAGGAGTAGAAACTCCAACTATTCCTTCCATTGGCATTCCATCATTATCCATTACGAGTCGACAG GGAAGTTCACTTGGTCATTCTTTTGAGTCTTCTAGCTCCAACGAACCATTCTCACCACAGGCAATGGTCAGCAAGAAACTTTATGATTCTTTCTTTGGTAGTAAACCTCAAGTCTATGAAGTTGAACTTGATGAGGATGAAgatagctttgaaaattatgagAGAGGTTCTTATGGTTCGACCATcgttaaaaaaacattaatatatgAATCAGAAACTGTTAAATATATTGATCAAAGTACTGAAGAGTTCACTCCAAGAGTACCAGTTCATGAATTCTATATACCT CGGAAAGGAACATCAAGGACAGCTGCAGAAGAATGGAAAGATAGGAATTCCAGAAATGCCACTAGAAAATATTTCTCCATAGAAACTAATTCAAACAGTCACATATTTAATGATCAACcacatgaaaaagaaaatgagatttcTATCAAAAAGACGCAGCCAAATAAGATAACCTCTACTATTGATG GATCATATTCTCCAAGCATACCACAGGAATTTATTTGTCCTCTGACAAGAAATATCTTTGAGGAACCGGTTACCTTAGAGTCAGGTCAAACCTTTGAAAGAAAAGCCATCAAGGCATGGTTTCAAAAGGGAAACAGAACATGTCCAGTAACAGGAAATACTTTAGAATGTGTAGTCATACCATTTAGCAACCTTATTTTGAAGCGTTTGATCGATAACTGGAAGTCAGAAGATTTTGATCGCCTTCTTGATTTTGCCTCTCAAACGTTTGAAAATTCAAaggaaattaagttaaaaaagcGCGACGAAGATATCGTTTTCAAGTTACAAGTTCTTTTATCTTCCTTGAAAAAAGAGGACAAATCAACTTATGCTAAGCATATAATCTCTTTAGGGGTTCTTTCATTTCTCTGTAGGAGGTTTGAACAAggaaatttggaagaaaaatctCATGTGATCGAGATCTTGTTAAACTGTATCCGATCAGATTCTAGTTGCATATATAAGATAGCAAGGGGTGTCAACAGAAAATTTCTTCTTGAGCTTCTTCACAGTAAGGATGTTACCCCAACAAAAAATGCAATACTATTCCTTACTGAACTTTTGTCAATGAAGAG AAGAAAGGATGTCACTTCTTTCATAAGTGGGTTGGTGGGAGAAGATGTAGTTAGTACAATGCATATTGTGCTCATGTATCTCAAGAATTCTTCTCCAATTGAAAAGCCCCTCATCGCTGTCCTCTTATTACACTTTGAACTACTG GTTGAGCAGCCTCAAAAGTTTAGCATATACATAGAGATGGCTGTGAAAGCCATTGCAGAGGCACTTGATGCCAGCTTAAATGATGACAAGGTTCAAAAGAAGTGTTGCAGAGCTATTTTAATCTTGTGTGGCCATTTTTCTTCCACTGGAATGATAACAAATAATACTAGCATCTTAAAGCAAGAAGGTTATAATAATGGTAGCTCAGAATTGAAATCTCCTAGCCTTGATGATGAGGATCAACGGCTAAATGTAACCATTTCATCG gaagatgaagaagaagaaatggatGAAGAGTTCATGGCGAACTTGTTAGAATCAATGATTGGTGATGGAGAAAGTCTATTTTTGAAGACCATATCTAAATGTTTAGATTCTAGACATGTAGATTTGATGAGGGCTTGTCTAATAACTGTTACATGGTTGAGTTCCTCACTTTCTAAACAGTATAATGCTGGATTGCATCTTCCTGCTTTCTTAGCTATCATCTCTCAGCTGAAAGGAATCCTTGAAAATGGAGAACTTGAGCTCAAGGCTCTCGCATCTATGTCCTTGTTCAACTTCAGTAAAATATCAG AACACTTTTGA
- the LOC11414149 gene encoding putative E3 ubiquitin-protein ligase LIN isoform X1 produces the protein MASSLEQLLAEEGFKASSRKVQRSRSSFHHGASSDPLHSLEDRLCVSSSERIKTQKAKSKTASKYQISNTSDNKNIRSSDNNVFIGNKLNNERLKNNESEKNKSYNSSDSDSGFEDAYSNQVSNVKRGKEKKEQLGEKPLKDSYMLRQFSGNRKNIKHQEKSHSRSNSNSKNYEDSKNKNSNHAMQLQDASSLAIDEIAVKALVSILNGYIESFLMDEDFRSALRHNCFSSLNFIQLEEEHKSETKVITSLEQAIECIEKTASEETISATRLKRATMQLSIITGLSLNDLKYGFTCGIQNFKLSACAHLYLSVVYLIQRKKKVSAKHLLQVFCDSPFQARAILLPELWERLFSSQLSDLKKWYNNKEGEIVLDIQNKARKIKILQKVYNENLDSGTQLFALYYKDWLSEGVETPTIPSIGIPSLSITSRQGSSLGHSFESSSSNEPFSPQAMVSKKLYDSFFGSKPQVYEVELDEDEDSFENYERGSYGSTIVKKTLIYESETVKYIDQSTEEFTPRVPVHEFYIPRKGTSRTAAEEWKDRNSRNATRKYFSIETNSNSHIFNDQPHEKENEISIKKTQPNKITSTIDGSYSPSIPQEFICPLTRNIFEEPVTLESGQTFERKAIKAWFQKGNRTCPVTGNTLECVVIPFSNLILKRLIDNWKSEDFDRLLDFASQTFENSKEIKLKKRDEDIVFKLQVLLSSLKKEDKSTYAKHIISLGVLSFLCRRFEQGNLEEKSHVIEILLNCIRSDSSCIYKIARGVNRKFLLELLHSKDVTPTKNAILFLTELLSMKRRKDVTSFISGLVGEDVVSTMHIVLMYLKNSSPIEKPLIAVLLLHFELLVEQPQKFSIYIEMAVKAIAEALDASLNDDKVQKKCCRAILILCGHFSSTGMITNNTSILKQEGYNNGSSELKSPSLDDEDQRLNVTISSEDEEEEMDEEFMANLLESMIGDGESLFLKTISKCLDSRHVDLMRACLITVTWLSSSLSKQYNAGLHLPAFLAIISQLKGILENGELELKALASMSLFNFSKISECRTLLKIMADDIAPLLHGLVDVLWTAKKLHAILYRENL, from the exons ATGGCTTCATCTTTGGAGCAGCTTCTTGCAGAGGAAGGGTTCAAAGCAAGCAGCAGAAAAGTGCAAAGGTCAAGATCTTCTTTCCATCATGGTGCTTCCAGTGATCCACTTCACTCCTTGGAAGATAGACTCTGCGTATCATCAAGTGAAAGAATTAAAACACAGAAAGCAAAGTCTAAAACAGCCTCAAAATATCAGATTAGCAATACAAGTGACAATAAAAACATTAGATCAAGTGATAATAATGTTTTTATAGGAAATAAGTTAAATAACGAACGGTTGAAGAACAATGAATCTGAGAAGAACAAGTCTTACAATTCATCAGATAGTGATAGTGGATTTGAAGATGCTTATTCAAACCAAGTGTCTAATGTGAAAAGAGGCAAAGAAAAGAAGGAACAATTGGGGGAAAAGCCATTGAAAGATTCATATATGCTTAGACAATTTAGTGGAAATAGAAAGAacataaaacatcaagaaaaatCACACTCTAGATCAAATAGTAATAGCAAAAACTATGAAGATAGCAAGAACAAAAATAGCAATCATGCTATGCAATTGCAAGATGCTTCTAGTCTTGCTATTGATGAAATTGCAGTGAAAGCACTAGTTTCCATTCTGAATGGATACATAGAAAGTTTTCTAATGGATGAAGATTTTCGGTCAGCGTTGCGCCACAATTGTTTCTCCTCTTTGAATTTCATTCAACTTGAGGAAGAACACAAGTCTGAGACCAAGGTGATTACAAGTCTTGAGCAAGCAATTGAGTGCATAGAAAAAACTGCTTCTGAGGAAACTATATCTGCAACACGTCTTAAAAGAGCAACAATGCAGCTTAGCATTATTACTGGTTTGAGTTTGAATGATCTCAAGTACGGTTTTACGTGCGGGATTCAAAATTTCAAGTTATCAGCTTGTGCTCATCTTTACCTCAGTGTTGTATATTTGAtccaaagaaaaaagaaagtttcGGCGAAGCATCTTTTGCAAGTGTTTTGCGACTCTCCTTTTCAGGCGCGGGCGATATTGTTGCCTGAACTTTGGGAGCGTCTATTTTCTTCGCAACTTTCTGATTTGAAGAAATGGTATAACAACAAGGAAGGTGAAATTGTTTTAGATATACAAAACAAAGCAAGAAAGATAAAGATTCTCCAGAAAGTgtataatgaaaatttggattcAGGAACTCAATTATTTGCTTTATATTACAAAGATTGGCTCAGTGAAGGAGTAGAAACTCCAACTATTCCTTCCATTGGCATTCCATCATTATCCATTACGAGTCGACAG GGAAGTTCACTTGGTCATTCTTTTGAGTCTTCTAGCTCCAACGAACCATTCTCACCACAGGCAATGGTCAGCAAGAAACTTTATGATTCTTTCTTTGGTAGTAAACCTCAAGTCTATGAAGTTGAACTTGATGAGGATGAAgatagctttgaaaattatgagAGAGGTTCTTATGGTTCGACCATcgttaaaaaaacattaatatatgAATCAGAAACTGTTAAATATATTGATCAAAGTACTGAAGAGTTCACTCCAAGAGTACCAGTTCATGAATTCTATATACCT CGGAAAGGAACATCAAGGACAGCTGCAGAAGAATGGAAAGATAGGAATTCCAGAAATGCCACTAGAAAATATTTCTCCATAGAAACTAATTCAAACAGTCACATATTTAATGATCAACcacatgaaaaagaaaatgagatttcTATCAAAAAGACGCAGCCAAATAAGATAACCTCTACTATTGATG GATCATATTCTCCAAGCATACCACAGGAATTTATTTGTCCTCTGACAAGAAATATCTTTGAGGAACCGGTTACCTTAGAGTCAGGTCAAACCTTTGAAAGAAAAGCCATCAAGGCATGGTTTCAAAAGGGAAACAGAACATGTCCAGTAACAGGAAATACTTTAGAATGTGTAGTCATACCATTTAGCAACCTTATTTTGAAGCGTTTGATCGATAACTGGAAGTCAGAAGATTTTGATCGCCTTCTTGATTTTGCCTCTCAAACGTTTGAAAATTCAAaggaaattaagttaaaaaagcGCGACGAAGATATCGTTTTCAAGTTACAAGTTCTTTTATCTTCCTTGAAAAAAGAGGACAAATCAACTTATGCTAAGCATATAATCTCTTTAGGGGTTCTTTCATTTCTCTGTAGGAGGTTTGAACAAggaaatttggaagaaaaatctCATGTGATCGAGATCTTGTTAAACTGTATCCGATCAGATTCTAGTTGCATATATAAGATAGCAAGGGGTGTCAACAGAAAATTTCTTCTTGAGCTTCTTCACAGTAAGGATGTTACCCCAACAAAAAATGCAATACTATTCCTTACTGAACTTTTGTCAATGAAGAG AAGAAAGGATGTCACTTCTTTCATAAGTGGGTTGGTGGGAGAAGATGTAGTTAGTACAATGCATATTGTGCTCATGTATCTCAAGAATTCTTCTCCAATTGAAAAGCCCCTCATCGCTGTCCTCTTATTACACTTTGAACTACTG GTTGAGCAGCCTCAAAAGTTTAGCATATACATAGAGATGGCTGTGAAAGCCATTGCAGAGGCACTTGATGCCAGCTTAAATGATGACAAGGTTCAAAAGAAGTGTTGCAGAGCTATTTTAATCTTGTGTGGCCATTTTTCTTCCACTGGAATGATAACAAATAATACTAGCATCTTAAAGCAAGAAGGTTATAATAATGGTAGCTCAGAATTGAAATCTCCTAGCCTTGATGATGAGGATCAACGGCTAAATGTAACCATTTCATCG gaagatgaagaagaagaaatggatGAAGAGTTCATGGCGAACTTGTTAGAATCAATGATTGGTGATGGAGAAAGTCTATTTTTGAAGACCATATCTAAATGTTTAGATTCTAGACATGTAGATTTGATGAGGGCTTGTCTAATAACTGTTACATGGTTGAGTTCCTCACTTTCTAAACAGTATAATGCTGGATTGCATCTTCCTGCTTTCTTAGCTATCATCTCTCAGCTGAAAGGAATCCTTGAAAATGGAGAACTTGAGCTCAAGGCTCTCGCATCTATGTCCTTGTTCAACTTCAGTAAAATATCAG AATGCAGAACACTTTTGAAGATTATGGCAGACGATATTGCTCCCCTTCTTCATGGACTAGTTGATGTATTATGGACTGCTAAGAAACTGCATGCCATTTTATATAGGGAGAATCTGTAG
- the LOC11414149 gene encoding putative E3 ubiquitin-protein ligase LIN isoform X2, giving the protein MASSLEQLLAEEGFKASSRKVQRSRSSFHHGASSDPLHSLEDRLCVSSSERIKTQKAKSKTASKYQISNTSDNKNIRSSDNNVFIGNKLNNERLKNNESEKNKSYNSSDSDSGFEDAYSNQVSNVKRGKEKKEQLGEKPLKDSYMLRQFSGNRKNIKHQEKSHSRSNSNSKNYEDSKNKNSNHAMQLQDASSLAIDEIAVKALVSILNGYIESFLMDEDFRSALRHNCFSSLNFIQLEEEHKSETKVITSLEQAIECIEKTASEETISATRLKRATMQLSIITGLSLNDLKYGFTCGIQNFKLSACAHLYLSVVYLIQRKKKVSAKHLLQVFCDSPFQARAILLPELWERLFSSQLSDLKKWYNNKEGEIVLDIQNKARKIKILQKVYNENLDSGTQLFALYYKDWLSEGVETPTIPSIGIPSLSITSRQGSSLGHSFESSSSNEPFSPQAMVSKKLYDSFFGSKPQVYEVELDEDEDSFENYERGSYGSTIVKKTLIYESETVKYIDQSTEEFTPRVPVHEFYIPRKGTSRTAAEEWKDRNSRNATRKYFSIETNSNSHIFNDQPHEKENEISIKKTQPNKITSTIDGSYSPSIPQEFICPLTRNIFEEPVTLESGQTFERKAIKAWFQKGNRTCPVTGNTLECVVIPFSNLILKRLIDNWKSEDFDRLLDFASQTFENSKEIKLKKRDEDIVFKLQVLLSSLKKEDKSTYAKHIISLGVLSFLCRRFEQGNLEEKSHVIEILLNCIRSDSSCIYKIARGVNRKFLLELLHSKDVTPTKNAILFLTELLSMKRKDVTSFISGLVGEDVVSTMHIVLMYLKNSSPIEKPLIAVLLLHFELLVEQPQKFSIYIEMAVKAIAEALDASLNDDKVQKKCCRAILILCGHFSSTGMITNNTSILKQEGYNNGSSELKSPSLDDEDQRLNVTISSEDEEEEMDEEFMANLLESMIGDGESLFLKTISKCLDSRHVDLMRACLITVTWLSSSLSKQYNAGLHLPAFLAIISQLKGILENGELELKALASMSLFNFSKISECRTLLKIMADDIAPLLHGLVDVLWTAKKLHAILYRENL; this is encoded by the exons ATGGCTTCATCTTTGGAGCAGCTTCTTGCAGAGGAAGGGTTCAAAGCAAGCAGCAGAAAAGTGCAAAGGTCAAGATCTTCTTTCCATCATGGTGCTTCCAGTGATCCACTTCACTCCTTGGAAGATAGACTCTGCGTATCATCAAGTGAAAGAATTAAAACACAGAAAGCAAAGTCTAAAACAGCCTCAAAATATCAGATTAGCAATACAAGTGACAATAAAAACATTAGATCAAGTGATAATAATGTTTTTATAGGAAATAAGTTAAATAACGAACGGTTGAAGAACAATGAATCTGAGAAGAACAAGTCTTACAATTCATCAGATAGTGATAGTGGATTTGAAGATGCTTATTCAAACCAAGTGTCTAATGTGAAAAGAGGCAAAGAAAAGAAGGAACAATTGGGGGAAAAGCCATTGAAAGATTCATATATGCTTAGACAATTTAGTGGAAATAGAAAGAacataaaacatcaagaaaaatCACACTCTAGATCAAATAGTAATAGCAAAAACTATGAAGATAGCAAGAACAAAAATAGCAATCATGCTATGCAATTGCAAGATGCTTCTAGTCTTGCTATTGATGAAATTGCAGTGAAAGCACTAGTTTCCATTCTGAATGGATACATAGAAAGTTTTCTAATGGATGAAGATTTTCGGTCAGCGTTGCGCCACAATTGTTTCTCCTCTTTGAATTTCATTCAACTTGAGGAAGAACACAAGTCTGAGACCAAGGTGATTACAAGTCTTGAGCAAGCAATTGAGTGCATAGAAAAAACTGCTTCTGAGGAAACTATATCTGCAACACGTCTTAAAAGAGCAACAATGCAGCTTAGCATTATTACTGGTTTGAGTTTGAATGATCTCAAGTACGGTTTTACGTGCGGGATTCAAAATTTCAAGTTATCAGCTTGTGCTCATCTTTACCTCAGTGTTGTATATTTGAtccaaagaaaaaagaaagtttcGGCGAAGCATCTTTTGCAAGTGTTTTGCGACTCTCCTTTTCAGGCGCGGGCGATATTGTTGCCTGAACTTTGGGAGCGTCTATTTTCTTCGCAACTTTCTGATTTGAAGAAATGGTATAACAACAAGGAAGGTGAAATTGTTTTAGATATACAAAACAAAGCAAGAAAGATAAAGATTCTCCAGAAAGTgtataatgaaaatttggattcAGGAACTCAATTATTTGCTTTATATTACAAAGATTGGCTCAGTGAAGGAGTAGAAACTCCAACTATTCCTTCCATTGGCATTCCATCATTATCCATTACGAGTCGACAG GGAAGTTCACTTGGTCATTCTTTTGAGTCTTCTAGCTCCAACGAACCATTCTCACCACAGGCAATGGTCAGCAAGAAACTTTATGATTCTTTCTTTGGTAGTAAACCTCAAGTCTATGAAGTTGAACTTGATGAGGATGAAgatagctttgaaaattatgagAGAGGTTCTTATGGTTCGACCATcgttaaaaaaacattaatatatgAATCAGAAACTGTTAAATATATTGATCAAAGTACTGAAGAGTTCACTCCAAGAGTACCAGTTCATGAATTCTATATACCT CGGAAAGGAACATCAAGGACAGCTGCAGAAGAATGGAAAGATAGGAATTCCAGAAATGCCACTAGAAAATATTTCTCCATAGAAACTAATTCAAACAGTCACATATTTAATGATCAACcacatgaaaaagaaaatgagatttcTATCAAAAAGACGCAGCCAAATAAGATAACCTCTACTATTGATG GATCATATTCTCCAAGCATACCACAGGAATTTATTTGTCCTCTGACAAGAAATATCTTTGAGGAACCGGTTACCTTAGAGTCAGGTCAAACCTTTGAAAGAAAAGCCATCAAGGCATGGTTTCAAAAGGGAAACAGAACATGTCCAGTAACAGGAAATACTTTAGAATGTGTAGTCATACCATTTAGCAACCTTATTTTGAAGCGTTTGATCGATAACTGGAAGTCAGAAGATTTTGATCGCCTTCTTGATTTTGCCTCTCAAACGTTTGAAAATTCAAaggaaattaagttaaaaaagcGCGACGAAGATATCGTTTTCAAGTTACAAGTTCTTTTATCTTCCTTGAAAAAAGAGGACAAATCAACTTATGCTAAGCATATAATCTCTTTAGGGGTTCTTTCATTTCTCTGTAGGAGGTTTGAACAAggaaatttggaagaaaaatctCATGTGATCGAGATCTTGTTAAACTGTATCCGATCAGATTCTAGTTGCATATATAAGATAGCAAGGGGTGTCAACAGAAAATTTCTTCTTGAGCTTCTTCACAGTAAGGATGTTACCCCAACAAAAAATGCAATACTATTCCTTACTGAACTTTTGTCAATGAAGAG AAAGGATGTCACTTCTTTCATAAGTGGGTTGGTGGGAGAAGATGTAGTTAGTACAATGCATATTGTGCTCATGTATCTCAAGAATTCTTCTCCAATTGAAAAGCCCCTCATCGCTGTCCTCTTATTACACTTTGAACTACTG GTTGAGCAGCCTCAAAAGTTTAGCATATACATAGAGATGGCTGTGAAAGCCATTGCAGAGGCACTTGATGCCAGCTTAAATGATGACAAGGTTCAAAAGAAGTGTTGCAGAGCTATTTTAATCTTGTGTGGCCATTTTTCTTCCACTGGAATGATAACAAATAATACTAGCATCTTAAAGCAAGAAGGTTATAATAATGGTAGCTCAGAATTGAAATCTCCTAGCCTTGATGATGAGGATCAACGGCTAAATGTAACCATTTCATCG gaagatgaagaagaagaaatggatGAAGAGTTCATGGCGAACTTGTTAGAATCAATGATTGGTGATGGAGAAAGTCTATTTTTGAAGACCATATCTAAATGTTTAGATTCTAGACATGTAGATTTGATGAGGGCTTGTCTAATAACTGTTACATGGTTGAGTTCCTCACTTTCTAAACAGTATAATGCTGGATTGCATCTTCCTGCTTTCTTAGCTATCATCTCTCAGCTGAAAGGAATCCTTGAAAATGGAGAACTTGAGCTCAAGGCTCTCGCATCTATGTCCTTGTTCAACTTCAGTAAAATATCAG AATGCAGAACACTTTTGAAGATTATGGCAGACGATATTGCTCCCCTTCTTCATGGACTAGTTGATGTATTATGGACTGCTAAGAAACTGCATGCCATTTTATATAGGGAGAATCTGTAG